The nucleotide window AAGGTGGCAGGAGGAAGCTCTACGAAACAGAcaagaaacagaaagaaaatacaTTGAAGTAATTAACGAGCGAGAAATGCAGGAGGCAGAGAAGCACTCACAAGAGATGGAGAGGAGGAGGAAGGAAGATCTAGAAAGGATGCAGATAAAGAATTTAAAGGAACAGGAAAGGATAGCAGCAGAGCAGAAGCGGAAGGAAGAAGAAAGGTGTAGGAGAGAAGAGGAAGTTAGGAGAAGACAAGCAGAGCTTATGAAAGAGCAGGAGAAAAAAGAGTATGAGAAGCAGAGGAGAGAAGAAGCTGAAAGGAGAAGACAGGAAGAGAAGGAGAAGGAGAGGGAAAAGAAGGAAGCGGAAAAGGCTAGGGTTGCGGAAGATATTAGCaagagagagaaagaagaaATGAGGAAGATAGTAGATAGAAGGAAAATGACAATGCAAGAAGCAGTAAGGAGATGGATTGAAGAGGAGAAGAGTAGGAAAGAACAAGCAGAAAAAAGTCATCAGGCTAAGTCGATGAGAGAGACTGAACAACAAGAAAGAGACAGGCTAAGGAGGGAATATGATCAACAAAAGAAAGAGATTGACGAGAAACTCCGAAGAGAAAAGGAAGAGGCTATCAGGGTACAGGAGGAAGAAGAGAAAAACAGGAGAGTAGAAAAAGAGAGAACACAGAGAGAGAAGATGATTGAGAAGGACAGAAAAGTGACAGAAAGGAGAAATCAAGAAAAGGAGAGGCAAAGAAAAGAAGACGAAGAAAGAAGAGAGATAGAAAATAGGCGAGAACTTGAGCTGAAGGAAGTTGCAGAGAAAATGCAAGAAATTGAGAGGTGCAAGAGGGCACAGATAGAGCAAAGACAGGTCCAGAAAGGTGAAAGTTCACTGCATGATAAAGAGTGGAGCAGAcgacaagaagaagaagagagacGTATCCAGATATTAAGACAGAGAGAAATGGATAAGCATGAATCTACCAGAAAAATTCTTGACGCAGAAAATAGGAGAAGACATGAAGTGGAAAGAATAACAAAAACTAAAAAGGAAGAAAATTTCTAAGGAAGATACTTGCAAAGGGGCAGATGTAGAGTACGATTTGAACATTTTCTATGAATTTTAATAAGGTATAATGGCTGTCTTGAGTGGTTTCTGTTGCCGTAACTATATCTAATACATTTTTAAttggtatttttgtaaaattctgtGTTTCCATGAAGTGTATTTTTATATGATTTGATTTCATCaagattttaccaattttacctTAATATATTGCTAACTTTTAGAGTCaaattagctgtatcttttttgcAGTCACTTTCAGGAAAATACGACCCAATCTTGAGGAATATGTTTTGGGTTCCTGTTATTAAGCcattttgtctttcaaaacGTCGGTATTCCAAACATTGGTGCGGGATTTGGTCAAATAGATTCACACACTTACACCCACAGATGTGTAAGTTGCAACTTGAAAATTAAAGACTTGTTAAAATCTTAAGTGTTGCGTTCTTCACCAATGTTTGAACAACTTTATGAGGTTACACTGTGGTAAGCATTTTCACATTAACTGCATTTGCTCTCAAACATTCTTGAAAAAGCTGCCAAAAAGAAACAGGTAATGGGGCTGTAATGATAACTAAACTTATAATACAAACATTCTTGCCTGGTGCAGCAGTCTACCGTTATGGTCGAATCACCGATAAAATCACGTCTCTTTGCATAATATGCAATACCTTGCCATCGTGATTTGTGAAGTTGACAAGATGATCGTGAACTCTATTGAGAGTTCTCACGAGATGTAGATACACATGTCTTGGAATATTCATAAGGCACAGGTAGACAAAGAAAGTGTCTATTGTGAATGGAGGACACACTGAGAGTATCATTGAATTTCACTCTGCAAGTTGATTAACCTTGACATTAACCCGATTGTCACTTGCCTTAAAACAAAGGATGAAACTTACAACTTTTTAAATCTATCCCCAAACAATTCCAGTGGACATtgtaaattaacatttcttGTGCAAAATCACGTCTtttatttatacattttaaaatgtatatCTCTGCAACTCACAAGTTTTGTAAGCTTGATGATTTTTTATAtgttatataaaatatatgtttgGAGAGTTATATTTTACGGTTGAGTATTTATTAATTACTGgcattttttatgtatttttaagacaatttgtACTACAGATTTTATCATTCATCTTTATTGGATTGTCACAAAAGCTCAAACGGTTTTATGTAGACTTGGTTTCAACCACTAATTGATACTGCGCATTCGATAAATAAATAGCAAAGTCCAATTCATTCttgtttgtaaagatatttctaGATCTGTACAATTACAGTTACCAGTCCTCTTGTCTTTGCCTGCTATCATATCGATCTTTTGAATTTACTAGataaaacacagtccctccatgtaTTGACACACAGATACCCGTACAACAAGAAATCCGTTGGATAAGCATTCTTGGACAATTTTCTACGTCTGCGGAAAATCTCTTCTGCCCGTGTACTCCGTATAcgttttaaaattcaagatgtCAAGCTTATGTGTACGTTTGTGCAAAAGAGCACAACCGTAACGTGCTTGACACTAAAATGACCGAATTTCAGTTGCGGTTGACGTCCGCTGTTCTTACCTTCCGGCATTCTACATATCACTGTTGAAGAGAAAACTCATTAACGCACGCGCGTGAATGCAGTTATATTCTTGTGCATCGGCATAATTGTCATAGATGTAGTTTTCGAAAGTGCACGCATTCTAGTTTTCATTAGAGCGCCACACACGACGATAAAATGCTTTGCGCGCTGCCTTCGTTTAATGAACAGGGCGAAAACTGCTAATAATCACGTCATGTATCGAAACGAATTCACAGTCGTGCCTTGTACCGGTCAGTGCCCTCCATAATGGCTTGCTTCAATTTTCTGCATTATTTATATGTTCTGGTAGCAAAATAGTGATATATGCTAATCTCTGGAGGTCACGAAGTATTATTCTATGAAATTCCCCCTTCTTCTACAACAAGTGGAACAGCCGTATTGATAAACCGAGTCGCAACGTTTAAATAAGGGATCAAAACCTTTGATGCATAGCATAGCAACAACCAATATTAATCTTTACTTAAGTGTTTCTCATATCCTAAACCAAGTCATCACATCCATGAGAGGGTAAATTAATAGCTCACAAGGCTCATAttcaattttcgtttgaaaaaaTATCGCTTTTTACCAGACGTAGCGAATGACTTAAGTCTTTCGGAGACTTGCTGAAGCAACTACGTTGCTACGTGCACACGCACTGTACTGTAACTTCCCCTCACTACAGGTGATGACGAGAAACAGAACAAGCGAAAGTGGGGATGTCGTCATCTGGAAGTTGGCCTTTGTACACTGTGTGAGCGAGTTGCCAGGCTTTACAAACCACAGCGCTGTCCTTTTAGTGGGTCCGAACACCtttgacatgcatattatgCTAGTTggcgccttgaaaatgaaaaactttaaacttttgctcaaactttccccaggcaaattttcaaccatcctttttcaaaatcaagaataagcaTCTCGGGTCACCGTTCAAATTTtcgtaccagagaaacaaattacccaatagtTTAAATTAAAAGTGACCGACATTTCCATCTCTTGGGGCAGTTAAATTCCCAATATTCGCAAAACAAAGCCAGGTAGAACTTTATTTGCTCCGTAAGCTTCAAAGTGATCCCCAAAAGAATATTGCCCATTCTTCATGACAACATGATTTCGCTCCTGTTATAAATTTACTGTTCGTTATGTaatgttttcaaacaaaaaaattatatcatttGTGTCCTGAAGCTGTGGTTTATCTTGGTCAACCAAGCATCCCTACCAGTTTGCTGTATTTGTATCAACTGACATGCTATTTGTCGATTTGATAGCCAGGCTTGTGGCGCACATGGTACAGAACTAGGAAAGAGTTGTTAATGAACAACAAAGTGGTAATGTATATCAAACGTTTCCTCCCCTGTCCCTTAATTGGGGTCATTCAATTGAACAGGGTTACCGTGTAGGATGTGTATTTGGTGTCGACGGTTGAACAAGGACATATCGTCTTCATTATCGGTCACTGGTCGATTAAAATGGATAAATTAGCTGAGTTCAGGAGGTCACTCGGTCACCACATAGAAGCGCCAACTTGAACAGTACGGGTATTCTCAGAGCAAGTGGATGCTTGCTAAACCTCGTTCATGCTCGCTAAAAAGTGGGGTAAAACTTCATAACGGGTAAGGAATCGCTCCTCTCAGAAAAGCATAGTTTTATATGAatgtgttttaatttgtttcaaGCTTGAATTAATTTGTAGCATTGGTAATAAACGTATGGATAGTGGTCTCTCGGAGTTATCCTATGTCAGCTATGGCTTCTGAGATAATAAGCTAACGTGTGAGGGATTGAAACAGgaaatgaaagtttcaaaatcgGCTGATTATGAAACTCAAAGTTTATACTCGCACAATTTCGAGCTCTTTGGCGAGCAACGATCTGTTTCAAACAACATATTCTCTCTGAAAGACTAGTATTTCACCTAACTCTTACCCAGCAAACAACGATAGCGCTTTACTGTCTTGTTTCGGGAATCAATGACGAGGATGACGAGGAACCTAATCCGAAAACAATATCATTTTTGGAGGGAACTAATCTAACTAATCCATTAAGTTTGGCTGCTATCTGTCACGCGATCTCGTGTAAGTATGAAGATTGTTTTACGAATGCACACCTTATGATGACGCCGTCGGACTTTTACGGAAGCGAAAGCTGAAAGGAACATTTTCCCGGGACCTTTTTATGTGGCGTGGGTGAAGAAAGATGTGTGTTGACTGTGCGGACTTGGATTACGgcgccaccaacggcgaaaCGTAAACTTAGATTTCTGCTTTGGCATGCTTTATAATTAATTCCGATCGAGCAAGGTCCCGTGATTCGAGGTAGATGATATTAGCTAGACAACGCTGTCATAGAGTCGTCAAATTTCGTACAACATATTGGCAGATTTATCAGTTAGTGGTCgcaatttaaaaaattgtatGCTGTTCTTGAATGACAAGAAGAACAGTACTATAAGTGTGGTTAAAAAAGAACACGCGTTGTAATGTCATATTCCTGCTGACAAAATCAAAACCCAGCAGAATCCTATGATTAAATATTGTCAGAAGCTCAATGTTCTAATTCTATATATGATTAATAAGCATAAAGGTTTCGCCAAGATCTTTAGAAAAGTAAGTAACTTTGCCTAGTATAAAATTTACTGTGAAAAAACGGTACATATTATAGACAAGGTCGACACGAAAGAAACATAGGCGTTTTAGCAAGCTGTAAGAATAATACCTTAGTGCGAAAAATATggcattacaaaacaaattacagtaGAACGCCAAACTGACAAACGTTACGGTGTGTCCCTTAAATGGGTTCGTCTCAGTTATTCAACGGATGTCGGCACTGGAAGGCGAACGAAGGAGCTAGCTAGTCAGGATGCCAAAATGAACGGACCATATCATATGTGTGTTAATGTTTCACCAACGCAAACTTTCTAAACTCTTAATTGCTGTCTGCGCAAACGAAGATCAGTGCACATGCCTTGTCAAATGGGATCAAATCT belongs to Ptychodera flava strain L36383 chromosome 17, AS_Pfla_20210202, whole genome shotgun sequence and includes:
- the LOC139115895 gene encoding trichohyalin-like; amino-acid sequence: MGNSSAVHKNSRCPRCGGKCVLTDQNAKGGPSYSVGSATETFTGIESVNDEHIAYRCKKCSFVAKEKPDRVYHPEESGDKWKTAEERHLEAVKRLHDREKLRREEVERKLQEVAKRRLETERQRRDTEIRKRQEQEEERKQQEEEKKLHEQETLRRETVEKRWQAAVQKQIDKEKQLKEDEKQRQLDQERKHQEERRQREARLKENSFVLLTDEERKESESRRLEERRRQQEEERKRREEAEKKREELMKEKERQEAEKRHEKEERQRQAEAERRQLELSRERERREAERRWQEEALRNRQETERKYIEVINEREMQEAEKHSQEMERRRKEDLERMQIKNLKEQERIAAEQKRKEEERCRREEEVRRRQAELMKEQEKKEYEKQRREEAERRRQEEKEKEREKKEAEKARVAEDISKREKEEMRKIVDRRKMTMQEAVRRWIEEEKSRKEQAEKSHQAKSMRETEQQERDRLRREYDQQKKEIDEKLRREKEEAIRVQEEEEKNRRVEKERTQREKMIEKDRKVTERRNQEKERQRKEDEERREIENRRELELKEVAEKMQEIERCKRAQIEQRQVQKGESSLHDKEWSRRQEEEERRIQILRQREMDKHESTRKILDAENRRRHEVERITKTKKEENF